Proteins from a genomic interval of Nostoc sp. TCL240-02:
- a CDS encoding iron-containing redox enzyme family protein, whose amino-acid sequence MQSNLVIFPNTGAAKKSTQAEERTITKYDRAEEQFIELLAIEDLDHKLDIKPAIASEFEQALSTAIRAAYKNDRSDELAHRFLQRILYRINRLKLFWYDDLRHYTNERSLYLSSCRDQIEAAWQNWELAQIDLPALQQLDVKHALIERASADLNPPLSDSSRYIREEMTEAGYRHLLAIGSFDGLVEGSRLCYVLGGAANEVQCTLVRVLLEEYGNGRLSRKHSTFFAQMLAEFGMNTEPEGYFNLVPWEVLACANHNFLTTDRKRYFLRYCGALTYFEVAGPAAYKNYLAAAQRLGLSEAAMGYWELHIREDERHGRWMLDDVALSLAEQYPKNAWELLLGYDQEKLMGDRAASAVVRSIREAKQFL is encoded by the coding sequence ATGCAAAGCAATTTAGTTATATTTCCTAATACTGGGGCTGCGAAAAAAAGTACGCAAGCAGAAGAAAGAACAATTACCAAGTACGACCGTGCTGAAGAGCAATTTATAGAACTGTTAGCAATCGAGGATTTGGATCATAAGCTGGATATAAAACCTGCAATAGCTAGTGAATTTGAACAGGCGCTCTCAACAGCAATTCGCGCCGCCTATAAAAACGATCGCTCTGATGAACTTGCTCACCGTTTTCTGCAACGGATACTTTATCGAATTAATCGGCTTAAGCTGTTTTGGTACGACGATTTGCGACACTATACCAATGAGCGATCGCTTTATTTATCCTCATGTCGCGATCAAATTGAGGCTGCTTGGCAAAACTGGGAACTGGCACAGATCGATTTACCAGCGCTACAACAATTGGATGTCAAGCACGCTTTAATTGAGCGTGCATCCGCCGATTTAAATCCGCCTTTGTCGGATAGCAGCCGCTATATTCGTGAAGAAATGACTGAAGCTGGATATCGTCACCTGCTAGCGATCGGTTCCTTTGATGGCTTGGTTGAAGGTAGTCGTCTTTGCTACGTATTGGGTGGTGCTGCTAATGAAGTGCAGTGTACGCTGGTGCGAGTACTACTAGAAGAATACGGCAATGGTCGTTTATCCCGCAAGCACTCGACATTTTTTGCCCAAATGCTGGCTGAATTTGGGATGAACACTGAACCAGAAGGATACTTCAATTTAGTGCCTTGGGAAGTTCTAGCTTGTGCTAATCATAATTTTTTGACCACCGATCGCAAACGCTATTTCCTACGTTATTGTGGTGCGTTGACATATTTTGAGGTGGCTGGCCCTGCGGCTTATAAAAACTATCTGGCGGCGGCGCAACGATTGGGACTGTCAGAGGCGGCGATGGGTTATTGGGAACTGCACATCAGGGAAGATGAACGCCACGGTCGTTGGATGTTAGATGATGTTGCTTTGTCTTTAGCAGAACAGTATCCCAAAAATGCCTGGGAACTCCTGCTTGGGTATGACCAGGAGAAACTAATGGGCGATCGCGCCGCTAGTGCTGTTGTGCGATCGATACGCGAAGCAAAACAATTCCTCTAA